A single Paenibacillus sp. FSL R5-0517 DNA region contains:
- a CDS encoding Gfo/Idh/MocA family oxidoreductase produces MSKIKVAVFGCGAIAQRRHIPEYAANENVELVAFADPIVERAEEMAETYGGKAYSSYEELLANETVDAVSVCTPNYLHAPMAVAAANAGKHVLVEKPMAVSTEEGEQMIEAAKKNGVYLMVGHNQRLMPPHVKAKEILDSGKLGKVLNFRTSFGHPGPEGWSVDGAESWFFRKEEAIMGAMGDLGVHKSDFIRYLLNDEVSEVAGFISTLHKEGTQVDDNATCLLRMKSGAIGTLVASWTQYRAGDNSTVLWCENGVMKIGTVEGDEVIVELTNGTVETYKVGAMATNEKQVPSGVIDAFVESIVTKTPPAISGEEGLRSLQVILAAFESEKTGQIVKL; encoded by the coding sequence ATGAGTAAAATTAAAGTTGCTGTATTCGGCTGTGGAGCCATTGCCCAGCGTAGACATATTCCGGAGTACGCTGCCAATGAGAACGTGGAACTTGTCGCTTTTGCCGATCCGATCGTGGAACGTGCGGAAGAAATGGCCGAAACTTATGGAGGTAAAGCTTACTCCAGTTACGAAGAATTGCTTGCTAATGAAACGGTGGATGCAGTCAGTGTGTGTACGCCGAACTATCTGCATGCACCAATGGCAGTTGCTGCTGCCAATGCAGGCAAGCATGTATTGGTTGAGAAACCAATGGCGGTTTCCACCGAAGAAGGCGAGCAAATGATTGAAGCTGCCAAGAAAAATGGTGTGTATCTGATGGTTGGACACAACCAGCGTCTGATGCCTCCTCATGTCAAAGCAAAAGAAATTCTCGACTCCGGCAAACTTGGTAAAGTCCTGAATTTCCGTACATCTTTTGGCCACCCGGGTCCGGAAGGATGGAGTGTGGACGGTGCTGAAAGCTGGTTCTTCCGTAAAGAAGAAGCTATTATGGGCGCGATGGGTGACCTGGGCGTGCACAAATCCGACTTCATCCGTTACCTGCTGAACGATGAAGTATCTGAAGTGGCTGGTTTCATCAGCACACTGCACAAGGAAGGTACTCAAGTTGACGATAACGCAACTTGTTTGCTGCGTATGAAGAGCGGTGCGATCGGAACGCTGGTAGCAAGTTGGACGCAATACAGAGCTGGAGACAACAGTACCGTGCTGTGGTGTGAGAATGGCGTTATGAAGATCGGAACAGTGGAAGGCGATGAAGTGATCGTTGAGCTGACCAATGGTACAGTTGAGACGTACAAAGTTGGTGCCATGGCTACTAACGAGAAACAAGTGCCGAGTGGTGTAATTGACGCATTTGTAGAGTCCATTGTAACGAAAACACCTCCAGCGATTTCCGGGGAAGAGGGCTTACGTTCCCTGCAAGTGATCCTGGCAGCATTTGAATCCGAGAAAACAGGTCAGATCGTTAAACTGTAA
- a CDS encoding sugar phosphate isomerase/epimerase, translating to MKKLNIGLQLFTLRDETAADFRGTLRKVAALGYEGVEFAGYGDIPAEEMKALLDELGLKGFSSHVSLHAMREDLQKQIDYLKTIGAQYIICPYLMPEDRPENAEGWTKLFAELQQYGAEAAKQGLIFGYHNHDFEFHGQVGDANAFDAMFAQTSPEAVKVEMDVCWVQFAGQNPIEYINKYAGRLPLLHLKDFSKDEQGQMKTLELGQGSVDLPAVIEGATNAGVEWLIVEQDVCQNPPLESVSNSYNWLKENYLNQF from the coding sequence ATGAAAAAACTTAATATTGGTTTGCAATTGTTTACACTCCGTGATGAAACTGCAGCAGATTTTCGTGGTACGTTGCGTAAGGTAGCGGCCCTTGGATATGAAGGTGTGGAGTTTGCCGGATATGGTGATATTCCAGCTGAGGAAATGAAAGCGCTACTAGATGAACTTGGGCTGAAAGGCTTCAGCAGTCACGTTTCACTACATGCGATGCGCGAAGACTTGCAGAAACAAATCGATTACCTGAAAACAATTGGTGCACAATATATCATTTGTCCTTACCTGATGCCAGAGGATCGTCCTGAGAATGCAGAAGGCTGGACCAAGCTGTTCGCCGAATTGCAACAATATGGAGCTGAAGCAGCGAAGCAAGGATTGATCTTCGGATACCATAACCATGATTTTGAATTCCATGGGCAGGTTGGCGATGCCAATGCCTTTGACGCCATGTTCGCTCAAACATCACCGGAAGCGGTAAAAGTGGAAATGGACGTATGTTGGGTACAATTTGCGGGACAAAATCCGATCGAGTATATTAATAAATATGCGGGTCGCTTGCCGCTGCTTCATCTGAAGGATTTCAGCAAAGATGAACAGGGCCAGATGAAAACGCTGGAACTGGGACAAGGTTCGGTTGACCTGCCAGCTGTTATTGAAGGCGCTACGAATGCAGGCGTGGAATGGCTGATCGTGGAACAAGACGTATGTCAGAATCCGCCGCTTGAGAGCGTATCCAATAGCTACAACTGGTTGAAAGAAAACTATTTGAATCAATTCTAA
- a CDS encoding AraC family transcriptional regulator, which translates to MDTLETSVLICDYSYHYKAFTHNMKGELQTYLFRLQTEGSCKVYVQDEEFRMTSGDLLLLKPGDDYHLVVDEPHKEGRLSSGDYYLFCEGSWIENWWKRQQRSTVSRIGLDDKLISLWRNMLLEKRRGPLEENAELKDALLRGLCLYIDRAIKENIQTDRAVSSALKLKRYIEEHATVTFKLEEAARYAGLSLSRAVRLFKEHYNQTMIQYAIEIRLNAALERMKYSEMTLEHIAESCGFASYSYFHRVFRAHFGVSPAEYRDKEHIIVQDEALQQRT; encoded by the coding sequence TTGGATACGTTAGAGACATCTGTGCTGATCTGTGACTACTCATACCACTATAAAGCGTTCACTCATAATATGAAGGGCGAGCTGCAAACCTATCTGTTCCGTCTGCAGACCGAAGGTTCGTGCAAAGTGTATGTACAAGATGAAGAATTCAGGATGACTAGCGGGGATCTGCTGCTGCTCAAACCTGGCGACGACTATCATCTCGTGGTGGATGAACCACATAAGGAAGGACGCTTGTCCAGCGGAGATTATTATCTGTTCTGCGAGGGCAGTTGGATCGAGAACTGGTGGAAAAGGCAGCAACGTTCCACCGTGAGCCGGATTGGACTTGATGATAAGCTCATCAGCCTGTGGAGAAATATGTTGCTTGAGAAACGCCGCGGACCTCTTGAGGAAAATGCAGAGCTAAAGGATGCGTTACTGCGCGGATTATGTCTATATATTGACCGGGCAATCAAAGAGAATATTCAGACCGATCGGGCAGTTTCCTCTGCGCTGAAGTTAAAACGTTATATTGAGGAGCATGCCACGGTTACGTTCAAGCTTGAGGAAGCGGCACGTTATGCCGGACTCAGCCTGTCCCGTGCAGTCCGTTTATTCAAGGAACATTACAATCAGACCATGATTCAATACGCGATTGAGATCCGTCTGAATGCGGCGCTGGAACGCATGAAATACAGTGAAATGACCCTGGAGCATATTGCCGAATCCTGCGGATTTGCGAGCTACTCCTATTTCCACCGGGTATTCCGGGCACACTTCGGTGTGTCTCCGGCCGAGTATCGGGACAAAGAGCATATCATTGTTCAGGATGAGGCATTACAACAGCGAACGTGA
- a CDS encoding response regulator transcription factor: MLTHPRKVLIIEDEPDISRILRDYLTKNQYEAVVAATGQDGLQIMELIQPDYIILDIMLPDMDGIEVCREIRRRNNIPILILSARGSDTDKVLGLGFGADDYMTKPFSLSELLARINAHFRRYDSMTSDMDRTDLLRLGNLVIDKKAYKVTLNGLEVSLSAKEFELLHYLASHKNQVFSKAQLLDAIWGYATYGDENTVTVYIRRLREKIEEDPSHPIVLKTVWGVGYKFIYE, translated from the coding sequence ATGCTAACCCACCCGCGCAAAGTCCTCATCATCGAGGATGAACCGGATATCTCACGTATTTTGCGAGATTATTTGACCAAAAATCAATATGAAGCTGTTGTTGCAGCCACTGGACAAGATGGGCTTCAGATTATGGAGCTTATTCAACCAGATTACATCATTCTGGACATTATGCTTCCGGACATGGACGGGATCGAGGTGTGCCGCGAGATTCGACGGCGCAATAATATCCCCATCCTCATTCTAAGTGCCCGAGGCAGTGATACGGATAAGGTACTTGGTCTTGGATTTGGCGCAGATGACTATATGACTAAGCCCTTCTCGCTGAGTGAACTTTTAGCACGGATTAATGCCCACTTTAGACGTTACGACAGCATGACCTCAGACATGGACAGAACTGATCTACTGCGCCTTGGAAATCTTGTGATCGATAAAAAAGCCTACAAAGTTACATTGAACGGATTGGAAGTGTCTCTGTCTGCCAAGGAATTCGAGTTACTTCATTATCTGGCAAGCCATAAAAATCAGGTATTCTCCAAAGCCCAGTTGCTTGACGCCATCTGGGGATATGCAACCTATGGTGATGAAAACACCGTAACCGTGTACATTCGCAGACTGCGGGAAAAAATCGAGGAAGACCCCTCACATCCAATTGTTCTAAAGACAGTGTGGGGTGTCGGTTACAAATTCATTTATGAATAA
- a CDS encoding HAMP domain-containing sensor histidine kinase, producing the protein MSLNTWFRRWLLTTLSLLIIISILALALILFQNRNSEQSNPSINQVRLKINPTLFALEQNHQHLDKQTTREDIRSIARESGILLTYVNLDGTVALSSDPTSEGTQVNLRSSLHYDLPHAAQTVDDSESLDIAFPVMDGPVGSQIGNAIFSIPQAMVTVQKPMTFTVIWISVLLLLSMILGLFLFWMKRILDKLLLSPIHHLKLHAESIIKGNYDDQIQYNRTDEMGGLYAMLDLMRTEIKHMNELRIQQEQAQKELITNISHDIKTPITTIKAYIEAIEEGLCNDQETLMEYMRVMRTHTDKTARLVEDLLVHALQELGQISVEPREMYIGPVLEAMLKPIKHVVVTKGLIYDGPHSNHIPNVLVAIDPIRIEQVISNLVANALKHTAPGDTIRIATELESGYLKVTIADSGQGIRVQDMPFVFQRYFRGQASHADQRVQEGTGLGLSICQSIIDAHGGHISFTSKEGEGTTFRFYLPIC; encoded by the coding sequence ATGTCATTAAACACCTGGTTCAGACGCTGGCTGTTAACAACACTTAGCCTTCTGATTATTATAAGTATCCTCGCACTGGCGTTAATACTATTCCAAAACCGAAATTCGGAACAATCCAATCCGTCCATAAATCAGGTTCGGCTCAAGATTAATCCAACTCTGTTCGCTCTGGAGCAAAATCATCAACACCTGGACAAACAAACTACCCGAGAAGACATACGTTCCATTGCCAGAGAAAGCGGGATTCTACTTACCTATGTGAACCTGGATGGAACCGTAGCTCTGTCCTCCGATCCCACCTCTGAAGGAACCCAGGTTAATCTGCGTTCTTCCCTTCATTATGATCTGCCTCATGCCGCGCAGACTGTGGACGATAGTGAATCACTTGATATTGCGTTTCCCGTGATGGACGGTCCCGTGGGAAGTCAGATCGGCAATGCTATCTTTTCCATCCCCCAAGCTATGGTTACTGTTCAGAAACCGATGACTTTTACGGTTATATGGATTAGCGTACTACTACTCCTGTCAATGATCCTGGGCTTATTTTTATTTTGGATGAAAAGAATTCTGGACAAGCTGCTCCTCTCTCCCATTCATCATTTGAAGCTCCATGCGGAATCCATCATCAAAGGGAATTATGATGATCAGATCCAGTACAACAGGACAGACGAAATGGGCGGCCTTTACGCCATGTTGGATTTGATGCGCACAGAAATCAAACATATGAACGAGTTGCGCATCCAGCAGGAACAAGCACAAAAGGAACTCATCACTAATATATCTCATGATATTAAAACACCGATTACCACGATAAAAGCATACATAGAAGCTATTGAGGAAGGGCTGTGTAACGATCAGGAAACGCTGATGGAATATATGAGAGTGATGCGGACACATACGGATAAAACGGCCCGACTTGTGGAAGACCTACTGGTTCATGCACTTCAGGAACTAGGGCAGATCTCTGTGGAACCTCGTGAAATGTACATTGGTCCTGTCCTTGAAGCTATGTTGAAGCCTATTAAACATGTTGTTGTTACGAAAGGTCTGATCTACGACGGACCTCATTCCAACCATATCCCCAATGTGTTGGTCGCAATCGACCCTATCCGAATTGAACAGGTGATCTCCAATCTTGTCGCCAATGCTCTCAAGCATACAGCTCCCGGAGACACGATACGTATAGCCACGGAACTGGAATCCGGGTACTTGAAAGTGACCATCGCCGATTCGGGTCAGGGCATACGTGTGCAGGATATGCCGTTTGTTTTCCAGCGTTATTTCAGAGGACAAGCGAGTCATGCAGACCAACGTGTGCAGGAAGGTACGGGACTGGGACTTTCCATCTGCCAAAGCATTATTGATGCACACGGAGGCCATATTTCCTTCACTAGCAAAGAAGGAGAAGGTACGACCTTCCGATTCTATCTGCCGATCTGCTGA
- a CDS encoding ABC transporter ATP-binding protein → MPKKAIIRAQNLCKTYNSGSEQHHAIRNVDLDIYEGEFTVIMGNSGSGKSTLLYLLSGLDQITAGEVYFRDQRIDAYGEREMSDFRTRRIGYIYQSINLIPDLSIKENIALPGYIAGNKKKDIQSRATELMNVMDIDGQRNRLPSQTSGGQQQRAAIARALINSPDIIFADEPTGSLNLEHGTAVLDILTDIHRKGQSVVMVTHDIKAACRADRLIYIQDGKIGGILEFDTYDEHQIQDREAIIFALVTGKE, encoded by the coding sequence TTGCCTAAGAAAGCGATTATCCGTGCACAGAATCTGTGCAAGACGTACAACAGCGGAAGTGAGCAACATCATGCCATCCGTAATGTCGATCTCGATATCTATGAAGGGGAATTCACGGTCATCATGGGTAACTCTGGCTCTGGCAAATCAACCCTCTTATATCTGCTTAGCGGACTGGATCAGATTACAGCTGGTGAGGTTTATTTTCGTGACCAGCGGATCGACGCTTATGGTGAACGAGAAATGTCAGACTTCCGCACGCGCCGAATCGGTTATATTTATCAAAGTATAAACTTGATCCCGGACCTTTCCATCAAAGAGAACATTGCTTTACCGGGATATATCGCTGGAAACAAAAAGAAAGACATCCAATCCAGGGCTACTGAGCTGATGAATGTCATGGATATTGATGGACAGCGTAACCGCCTCCCCTCCCAGACGTCTGGAGGACAGCAGCAACGAGCAGCCATTGCACGAGCTTTGATCAATTCGCCGGATATCATCTTTGCGGATGAACCGACCGGAAGTTTGAACCTGGAACACGGCACCGCCGTTCTGGATATCCTTACGGATATTCATCGAAAAGGACAGTCCGTAGTTATGGTTACGCATGATATTAAGGCAGCCTGCCGGGCAGATCGTCTGATCTATATTCAGGACGGCAAGATAGGCGGAATCCTTGAGTTTGACACCTATGACGAACATCAAATTCAGGATCGTGAAGCGATCATCTTCGCTTTGGTTACGGGGAAGGAGTAA
- a CDS encoding FtsX-like permease family protein, which produces MAVMFKLSLSYLSKNKIQNTLIALLLLLSTLLVSTAIVILANTGNQFQEMHTRTHGSHQILTFEKGLNDPEIVHAWWASQDGVEVSPLLTYRTLSGIVFNETDIPNLYLYMFNTPLPPWDVDELMFSSGMPTTLPEQGSVWIPTSMANAYQISVGDTIGFKTGSSTLNLKVSGIVIDVPYGAPFSNTARVWMNPTDYQHDFATLAGNEHHMIGIHFNDYSMNSEYWERYNRETGTPFLESKMEFEAISSFYLIINQVIGFIMIFMGVVMLSIALMTIGFTISDAILANYRTIGILKSLGLTARRTIGTYVIQYAMLSIAAIIPGLALSVWISKWIINISASSLRVNNQNIPVQGLDAAILAGVLLFALVILFTVLYAKKARSIQPVQAIRYGMSETDHSRMASRMNSPWAQHWVGFTRMPVTAVLGLRHVFKNTKSSVLTLLLTTMASSVLVLGYVLLTSIIGIEQTAAKWGYDNANIAAVVVNRSTFPKAELKQALEEDSRISNVGWQGNITGVISPESSATVKGQSISLNLSVLDGSYQELGFETLRGNNPQHVNEIAIGVSIAKTSNKDIGDLIDIYIEGEKRTFLITGIYQAIANMSVSGRITIDAMRSVNPGYGEFDAIFINVNNMAQADKVVGELNEQFKDFASVITQKTLLDSVYAEAANILIYPMSLIGLMFILVTFIIIFSTCRINIRKESRTYGIYKSLGMTSRQIRLSVTMGMVLLSAMGAILGMFLGVYVLPLLLEMVLSGYGIVQLPLILHWGGMILFACLSIVAAGLGSWFSSQIIRETSPRMLVIE; this is translated from the coding sequence ATGGCAGTCATGTTTAAACTTAGTTTGTCGTATCTGAGTAAAAATAAAATACAAAATACGTTAATTGCGCTGCTCCTGCTACTCTCGACACTTCTTGTATCTACAGCTATTGTCATACTGGCGAATACGGGCAATCAGTTTCAGGAAATGCATACCCGTACCCATGGATCTCATCAGATCCTGACGTTTGAGAAAGGACTGAATGACCCAGAAATTGTGCACGCCTGGTGGGCTTCCCAAGATGGGGTTGAGGTATCCCCATTGCTAACGTATCGCACATTATCAGGCATCGTTTTTAATGAAACGGACATTCCCAACCTGTATCTATATATGTTTAATACGCCTTTACCGCCATGGGATGTGGATGAGCTTATGTTCTCAAGTGGGATGCCTACTACACTTCCCGAGCAAGGCTCCGTCTGGATACCAACGTCCATGGCGAATGCCTACCAAATCTCAGTAGGCGATACCATTGGTTTCAAAACCGGCTCAAGTACACTGAATCTGAAGGTGTCCGGAATTGTAATCGATGTACCATACGGAGCCCCTTTCTCCAATACAGCACGGGTCTGGATGAATCCTACCGACTATCAACATGATTTCGCGACACTCGCAGGCAACGAACATCACATGATCGGCATCCATTTTAACGATTACAGCATGAATTCGGAGTATTGGGAACGATACAATCGTGAGACAGGAACTCCGTTTCTGGAATCCAAAATGGAGTTCGAAGCGATCTCCTCTTTCTATCTGATTATTAACCAGGTTATTGGCTTCATTATGATCTTCATGGGCGTTGTCATGCTCTCCATCGCTTTGATGACTATCGGGTTCACAATTTCGGATGCCATACTGGCCAATTACAGAACGATAGGTATTCTCAAATCACTCGGGCTAACTGCCCGGAGAACGATAGGCACCTATGTTATTCAATATGCGATGCTATCTATCGCAGCCATTATCCCAGGACTTGCACTCAGCGTATGGATCTCCAAGTGGATCATTAATATATCCGCGTCCTCTCTTCGAGTGAACAATCAGAACATTCCAGTCCAAGGGTTGGACGCGGCCATACTGGCTGGTGTGCTTCTATTTGCTTTAGTGATTTTGTTTACTGTGTTATACGCCAAAAAAGCACGCAGCATCCAACCCGTTCAGGCGATTCGTTATGGTATGTCGGAAACAGATCACAGCCGGATGGCCAGTAGAATGAATTCGCCATGGGCACAACACTGGGTCGGGTTCACACGAATGCCTGTGACCGCGGTCCTCGGACTTCGACATGTTTTCAAAAACACCAAAAGTTCTGTTCTTACACTTTTACTGACCACCATGGCTTCCTCTGTACTGGTCTTAGGATATGTGCTGCTGACCAGTATAATCGGAATTGAACAGACAGCAGCTAAATGGGGGTATGACAATGCCAACATCGCAGCAGTAGTGGTAAACAGAAGTACATTCCCGAAGGCTGAGCTGAAGCAAGCGTTAGAAGAGGATTCAAGGATAAGCAATGTAGGCTGGCAAGGGAACATCACTGGTGTAATTAGCCCGGAGTCTTCGGCAACAGTAAAGGGTCAATCCATTAGTCTTAACTTGAGTGTACTAGACGGGAGTTATCAGGAGCTTGGATTCGAAACGTTGAGAGGGAATAACCCACAGCACGTGAACGAAATTGCCATTGGAGTAAGTATCGCCAAAACATCGAACAAAGATATAGGTGATCTCATCGACATCTATATTGAAGGAGAAAAGCGGACATTCCTCATTACAGGCATCTATCAGGCCATCGCCAACATGTCTGTTTCAGGTCGAATCACCATTGATGCCATGAGAAGTGTGAACCCGGGTTATGGTGAATTTGATGCTATCTTCATTAATGTTAATAATATGGCACAAGCGGATAAGGTTGTCGGGGAGTTGAATGAGCAATTTAAGGACTTCGCTTCGGTAATCACCCAGAAGACATTGCTTGATTCGGTTTACGCGGAAGCTGCAAACATCCTGATCTATCCGATGAGCCTGATTGGATTGATGTTTATCCTTGTGACGTTCATCATTATTTTCAGTACCTGCCGGATCAATATCCGCAAAGAGAGCAGAACGTACGGGATATACAAATCGCTAGGAATGACATCCCGTCAAATTCGGTTATCAGTCACCATGGGGATGGTCCTGCTATCCGCTATGGGAGCCATACTAGGCATGTTTCTTGGCGTATATGTACTGCCTCTTCTGCTCGAAATGGTCCTTTCCGGTTATGGTATCGTGCAACTTCCACTGATCCTGCATTGGGGTGGAATGATACTGTTCGCCTGCCTAAGCATCGTTGCAGCAGGTCTTGGCTCATGGTTCTCTTCCCAGATCATTCGGGAAACATCGCCACGTATGCTGGTTATCGAATAA
- the mmuM gene encoding homocysteine S-methyltransferase, with product MTQTQPTNPIEQILREHPVMILDGALATELEQHGCDLDDPLWSARVLLENPDVIVQVHTDYFRAGADCAITSSYQATVDGFRKRGIGEQASLDLIRKTVELAAQARDDVWAEVQEDGVDNTEAKLDGDLVLGTAQQTSDVLGTGCLARPRPLVAASVGPYGAYLADGSEYIGHYGVSDETLAAFHRPRMAALLEAGADILAFETIPSLQEAQVLVDLLKEFPHAYAWLSFSLKDGTSISEGTPLKTCAQTFGSEPQIAAIGLNCAPMEVVTEAVSILSRASDKPVIVYPNSGEVYDAATKTWSGQGSCGSMSDASEQWVAAGARIIGGCCRTTPHQIDELAKKWRK from the coding sequence ATGACACAAACACAACCGACTAACCCCATAGAACAGATCCTTCGTGAACATCCGGTCATGATTCTGGATGGAGCGCTGGCGACGGAACTCGAACAGCATGGATGTGATCTGGATGATCCATTATGGTCTGCTCGTGTGTTGCTTGAGAATCCGGATGTTATTGTTCAGGTCCATACGGATTATTTTCGAGCAGGAGCCGACTGTGCGATTACATCCAGTTATCAGGCGACAGTGGATGGCTTCCGCAAGAGAGGCATCGGCGAGCAAGCATCGTTGGACCTGATTCGCAAGACGGTGGAACTGGCTGCACAGGCGAGAGATGACGTATGGGCAGAAGTGCAGGAAGACGGAGTTGATAATACGGAAGCCAAACTGGATGGTGATCTGGTCCTCGGAACAGCACAACAAACGTCTGATGTCTTGGGGACCGGGTGCTTGGCTCGGCCACGACCGTTGGTTGCTGCATCCGTTGGACCCTACGGCGCTTATCTAGCTGATGGATCGGAGTACATCGGTCACTACGGTGTATCAGATGAAACGCTGGCTGCATTCCATCGTCCGCGGATGGCCGCGTTGCTTGAAGCGGGTGCTGATATTTTGGCTTTTGAGACCATACCATCCTTGCAGGAAGCACAGGTGCTGGTTGATTTGCTGAAGGAGTTTCCTCATGCCTATGCCTGGCTATCCTTTTCATTAAAAGATGGGACAAGCATCAGCGAAGGTACGCCGCTTAAGACATGTGCACAGACGTTTGGCTCCGAGCCGCAGATTGCTGCGATTGGCCTGAACTGTGCTCCTATGGAAGTGGTGACGGAAGCCGTGAGTATTTTGAGCCGTGCCAGCGATAAACCTGTTATTGTGTATCCGAACTCGGGGGAAGTATACGATGCAGCAACGAAGACGTGGAGTGGGCAGGGTTCCTGTGGCAGTATGAGTGATGCTTCGGAACAGTGGGTTGCTGCGGGTGCACGGATTATTGGCGGCTGCTGCCGTACAACACCGCATCAGATTGACGAGCTTGCGAAGAAGTGGCGAAAATAA
- the mmuP gene encoding S-methylmethionine permease, with protein MENNNDKGHFQRKMQARHVVMLSLGGVIGTGLFLSSGYTIQQAGPLGTILSYLIGAIVVYLVMLCLGELSVHMPETGAFHSYAARYIGPATGYTVAWLYWLTWTVALGSEFTAAGLLMQRWFPSVNVWIWSALFALMIFLFNALTVKLFAESEFWFSSVKVVTIVIFIIIGGAAMFGFIPMADAEPAPFLSNITASGWFPHGATAILMTMLAVNFAFSGTELIGIAAGETENPEKTIPKAIYTTLWRLVIFFIGTIVILSALLPMSDASVLESPFVAVMERVGVPYAADIMNFVILTAILSAANSGLYASSRMLWSLADKRTISPWFAKLTKRGVPLNALLISMVGGALALLSSIIAPGTVYITLVSISGLAVVAVWMSISASQYMFRRQYIREGHAVKDLVYRTPLYPVVPIVSFILCLASCIGIAFDPTQRIALYCGVPFIAVCYAAYYLTERVNKKRGQVHDTNTTD; from the coding sequence ATGGAGAACAACAACGACAAAGGGCATTTTCAGCGGAAAATGCAGGCACGGCATGTGGTCATGCTCTCTCTGGGTGGCGTCATTGGAACGGGATTATTCCTGAGCTCGGGTTATACGATTCAGCAGGCGGGACCACTGGGAACTATTCTTTCCTACTTGATTGGAGCGATCGTAGTATATCTGGTGATGCTCTGTCTTGGTGAACTGTCTGTTCATATGCCAGAGACGGGAGCATTTCATAGTTATGCGGCAAGATATATTGGACCAGCAACAGGCTACACGGTGGCTTGGTTGTACTGGTTAACCTGGACTGTTGCGCTTGGCTCTGAATTCACAGCCGCCGGTCTGCTTATGCAGCGTTGGTTCCCATCGGTAAATGTATGGATATGGAGCGCACTTTTTGCACTGATGATCTTTTTGTTCAATGCTTTAACGGTAAAACTTTTTGCGGAATCCGAGTTCTGGTTCTCATCTGTCAAAGTAGTTACCATCGTAATCTTCATTATTATCGGTGGTGCAGCCATGTTTGGGTTCATTCCCATGGCGGATGCTGAACCGGCTCCATTTCTATCAAATATTACCGCATCCGGGTGGTTCCCTCATGGGGCTACAGCGATATTGATGACTATGCTTGCTGTTAACTTTGCATTCTCAGGCACTGAGTTAATCGGTATTGCCGCCGGGGAGACGGAGAATCCAGAAAAGACGATTCCCAAAGCTATTTATACCACACTGTGGCGTTTGGTTATTTTCTTCATCGGAACGATTGTTATCTTGTCGGCCTTGCTGCCCATGTCGGACGCCAGTGTATTGGAAAGTCCTTTTGTAGCGGTAATGGAGCGGGTGGGTGTACCCTACGCTGCAGATATTATGAACTTTGTTATTCTGACGGCGATTCTCTCTGCTGCCAATTCGGGCCTCTATGCATCTTCACGGATGCTCTGGTCTCTGGCTGACAAAAGAACGATCTCTCCGTGGTTTGCCAAATTGACCAAGCGCGGGGTACCGCTGAATGCACTTCTGATCAGTATGGTGGGTGGTGCACTGGCTCTGCTGTCCAGCATTATTGCGCCAGGTACGGTGTATATTACGCTGGTCTCCATATCAGGTCTGGCTGTCGTTGCCGTATGGATGAGCATCAGCGCTTCCCAGTACATGTTCCGCAGACAGTATATCCGGGAAGGACATGCGGTCAAGGATCTGGTCTACCGTACACCACTGTATCCGGTGGTACCGATTGTTTCATTTATATTATGCCTGGCTTCATGCATAGGTATTGCCTTCGACCCGACACAGCGAATTGCGCTGTATTGTGGGGTTCCATTTATCGCAGTATGTTACGCAGCTTATTATTTGACAGAACGTGTGAATAAGAAAAGAGGACAAGTACATGACACAAACACAACCGACTAA